A genomic stretch from Pararhizobium sp. IMCC21322 includes:
- the argB gene encoding acetylglutamate kinase, translating into MTDSDQLLSSPSAQAQLLSKALPYMQRYDGQTVVVKYGGHAMGDASLSRAFARDITLLHQSGVLPVVVHGGGPQIGQMLQRLGIESKFEGGLRVTDEATVEVVEMVLAGSINKDIVASINSEGGRAVGLCGKDGNLLTARKLARSMMDPDSNIERIIDLGFVGEPVNVDSTVLQMLAQSKLIPVIAPVAPGKDGETYNVNADTCAGAIAGALSARRLLFLTDVPGVLDKNGNLIKQLTVSEAEALIADGTISGGMIPKVETCIEALEQGVSGVVILNGKTRHAVLLELFTEHGAGTLFVPG; encoded by the coding sequence ATGACCGATAGCGACCAACTTCTTTCTTCACCCAGCGCCCAGGCGCAACTTCTGTCCAAAGCGCTTCCCTATATGCAGCGCTATGATGGTCAGACCGTTGTTGTAAAATATGGCGGTCACGCCATGGGAGACGCGTCACTGTCCCGCGCTTTTGCCCGGGATATCACGCTGCTGCATCAATCCGGCGTTTTACCTGTTGTCGTCCATGGTGGCGGACCACAGATCGGGCAGATGCTTCAGCGTCTTGGTATTGAAAGCAAATTTGAGGGCGGATTGCGGGTGACCGATGAAGCGACGGTTGAAGTCGTGGAAATGGTTCTGGCCGGGTCTATCAACAAGGATATTGTCGCTTCCATCAACAGCGAAGGCGGTCGCGCCGTTGGGCTGTGCGGTAAAGACGGCAATCTGCTGACGGCCCGAAAACTCGCCCGCAGCATGATGGATCCTGACAGCAATATTGAGCGGATCATTGACCTTGGCTTTGTCGGTGAACCGGTGAATGTGGACAGCACTGTGTTGCAGATGCTGGCGCAGAGCAAACTCATCCCTGTCATTGCGCCGGTGGCTCCGGGCAAAGATGGTGAGACTTACAACGTCAACGCAGACACGTGCGCAGGCGCTATCGCTGGCGCACTCTCTGCACGTCGACTGCTGTTTTTGACCGACGTTCCCGGTGTTCTGGACAAGAACGGAAACCTGATCAAACAGCTCACCGTCTCAGAAGCTGAAGCGCTGATTGCTGATGGAACGATTTCCGGCGGCATGATTCCAAAGGTCGAAACCTGTATTGAGGCATTGGAACAGGGCGTATCCGGTGTCGTTATCCTCAATGGCAAAACCAGACACGCGGTCTTGCTTGAACTCTTCACAGAACATGGTGCTGGCACGTTGTTCGTGCCGGGCTGA
- a CDS encoding adenosine deaminase, translating to MKAELHCHIEGAASPALVRRKAAQNGISIDGLIDANGHYIWHDFTSFLNAYDRAAAVFITEQDYSDLSHDYFSSAAAEGMIYGEIFASPDHAELAGLSYTAYIEALADGIKRAGNETGIEGRIIVTCVRHFGPERAEPVARLLHTHPHPMVTGFGIGGDERMFHPADFAKAFQTAADAGMGLTAHAGEFAGPESVRAVLDELDVKRIGHGVRSVEDADLLLRLREEDIVLEVCPGSNVSLGLCSGRDTHPFTALRTAGVRMTLNSDDPPFFQTSIGQEYEEGATAFQLAAVDLVAITHQAIEAAFVDEPTRQRLFQRLFED from the coding sequence ATGAAAGCAGAACTGCATTGTCACATTGAAGGCGCGGCCTCGCCTGCCCTTGTGCGCAGGAAAGCTGCCCAGAACGGGATTTCAATCGACGGGTTGATTGATGCAAACGGGCATTACATCTGGCATGATTTTACCAGTTTCCTGAATGCCTATGACCGGGCAGCGGCAGTGTTTATCACCGAGCAGGATTACAGTGATCTGTCCCATGATTATTTCAGCAGCGCAGCGGCAGAAGGCATGATCTATGGAGAAATCTTTGCCTCTCCAGATCATGCGGAATTGGCAGGGCTGAGCTACACCGCTTACATTGAGGCGCTGGCAGATGGCATAAAGCGGGCGGGTAATGAAACCGGTATTGAAGGCCGGATCATCGTCACTTGCGTGCGCCATTTCGGGCCGGAACGGGCCGAGCCTGTTGCGCGCCTGTTGCACACGCATCCCCATCCCATGGTTACAGGATTTGGCATTGGCGGCGATGAGCGCATGTTTCATCCGGCGGATTTTGCCAAAGCGTTTCAGACGGCTGCGGATGCGGGGATGGGTCTGACGGCCCATGCCGGTGAATTTGCCGGGCCGGAAAGTGTGCGCGCCGTCCTTGATGAACTGGATGTCAAGCGGATTGGCCATGGTGTGCGTTCTGTCGAGGACGCAGACCTGCTGCTCCGGCTGCGCGAGGAAGACATCGTACTGGAAGTCTGCCCCGGCTCAAATGTATCACTTGGCTTGTGCAGCGGTCGTGACACGCATCCGTTTACGGCGCTTCGAACCGCCGGTGTGCGCATGACACTCAACTCCGATGATCCGCCCTTCTTCCAGACCAGCATCGGTCAGGAATATGAAGAAGGGGCAACAGCATTCCAGCTTGCCGCTGTTGATCTGGTGGCGATTACCCATCAGGCGATTGAAGCCGCCTTTGTGGACGAGCCGACGCGACAGCGCCTGTTTCAGCGCCTGTTTGAAGATTAA
- a CDS encoding cupin domain-containing protein, with protein MERQTKRTMYLMGMKMHFLTSSESDGYFLCDATLLPSAGAPQNRHPDDAESFFVREGTVEFTVDGVVTNAGPGEFVKVPKGGVHSFQNTSDSEARMLILNVPGAIHENVFKICGTDLEVGADDWPTNSPELDMEWVAKVCKDEGLEILA; from the coding sequence ATGGAACGGCAAACCAAACGAACAATGTATTTGATGGGTATGAAAATGCATTTCCTCACGTCGAGCGAGAGCGACGGGTATTTTCTATGTGACGCCACCTTGTTACCATCGGCAGGTGCGCCACAGAACCGCCACCCCGACGATGCTGAATCATTTTTTGTCCGCGAAGGAACTGTAGAATTCACCGTCGACGGTGTTGTCACGAATGCGGGTCCCGGCGAATTTGTAAAAGTACCCAAAGGAGGTGTGCACTCTTTTCAAAACACCTCTGATTCCGAGGCCCGGATGTTGATCTTGAATGTGCCCGGCGCGATCCATGAAAATGTATTCAAAATATGTGGCACAGACCTTGAAGTCGGTGCTGATGACTGGCCGACAAATTCACCCGAACTCGATATGGAATGGGTCGCGAAGGTTTGTAAAGATGAAGGACTTGAAATACTAGCTTGA
- the upp gene encoding uracil phosphoribosyltransferase, giving the protein MVTDANNLPAPFTIVDHPLIKHKLTIMRDKKTSTAGFRRLLREISLLLCYEVTRDLTLTTKRIETPMQEMDAPILEGKKLVFASILRAGNGLLEGMLDLVPAARVAHIGLYRDHETLEPVEYYFKAPEKLEDRLVIVVDPMLATSNSATAAIEKLKERGAKQIRFLCLLAAPEGVEKFRTSHPDVPIYTAALDERLNEKGYIMPGLGDAGDRMYGTK; this is encoded by the coding sequence ATGGTTACCGACGCCAATAATCTGCCAGCTCCGTTTACGATTGTTGATCATCCGCTGATCAAGCACAAACTGACCATCATGCGGGACAAGAAAACCTCAACAGCCGGGTTTCGCAGATTGCTGCGCGAAATTTCATTATTGCTTTGCTATGAGGTCACACGCGATCTGACGCTGACCACCAAACGCATTGAAACTCCGATGCAGGAAATGGATGCGCCCATTCTGGAAGGCAAGAAACTGGTCTTCGCGTCCATTTTGCGCGCAGGCAACGGCTTGCTGGAAGGCATGCTGGATCTGGTGCCTGCAGCCCGGGTCGCCCATATTGGTCTTTACCGTGACCACGAAACGCTGGAGCCGGTGGAGTATTACTTCAAGGCCCCGGAGAAGCTGGAAGACAGGCTTGTGATTGTGGTGGACCCGATGCTGGCGACATCCAACTCGGCAACGGCTGCTATTGAAAAACTGAAAGAGCGTGGCGCAAAGCAAATCCGCTTTCTGTGCCTGCTGGCGGCACCGGAAGGTGTTGAAAAATTCCGTACAAGCCATCCGGATGTGCCGATCTATACAGCGGCGCTGGACGAGCGGCTGAATGAGAAGGGCTATATCATGCCGGGCCTCGGTGATGCCGGTGACCGCATGTATGGAACCAAATAA
- a CDS encoding pyrimidine 5'-nucleotidase, with translation MTVEKLEPHDADDLIAFDHVSEWVFDLDNTLYPRHSNLFDQIDKRMTTYVARLMNLGRDEARIIQKDFYHRHGTTLRGLMLEQQIDTDEFLEFVHDIDHTPIEPNPELAQAIKALPGRKLIYTNGSRKHAEAVADRLGISEHFEDIFDIVAADLEPKPDPAPYGKFFAMMGVDPTRAAMFEDLPKNLRVPRNEGMVTTLLVPQGTRDVFHEEWELEKQDGDPVDFVTDDLTEFLQEILAVIR, from the coding sequence ATGACCGTTGAAAAACTTGAGCCGCATGATGCGGACGATTTGATCGCTTTTGACCATGTCAGCGAGTGGGTCTTTGATCTCGACAATACGCTTTATCCACGGCATTCCAATCTGTTCGATCAGATCGACAAGCGCATGACCACCTATGTGGCGCGCCTGATGAACCTTGGGCGCGATGAAGCAAGAATCATCCAGAAGGACTTTTATCACCGCCACGGGACGACCTTGCGCGGCCTGATGCTGGAACAACAGATCGACACGGACGAGTTTCTGGAATTTGTCCATGACATCGACCACACCCCCATTGAACCCAATCCCGAACTTGCCCAGGCCATCAAGGCGTTGCCAGGACGTAAGCTGATTTACACCAATGGATCGCGCAAGCACGCCGAGGCTGTGGCTGACCGATTGGGAATTTCAGAACATTTTGAAGACATTTTCGACATTGTGGCCGCTGATCTGGAGCCAAAGCCAGATCCGGCACCGTATGGCAAGTTTTTTGCCATGATGGGTGTTGATCCAACACGGGCGGCCATGTTCGAGGACCTGCCGAAAAATCTGCGCGTTCCCAGGAATGAAGGCATGGTCACAACCCTGCTTGTCCCGCAAGGCACGCGTGACGTGTTCCACGAAGAGTGGGAGCTGGAAAAACAGGATGGCGATCCGGTGGATTTTGTCACCGACGATTTGACAGAATTTCTGCAGGAAATTCTGGCGGTCATCCGCTGA
- a CDS encoding SDR family NAD(P)-dependent oxidoreductase, translating to MSSARFPDLDGKVVLITGGGSGIGAHLVRGFAEQGASVAFFDIADEPSQALEQELTDAGHSVAFLHCDLTDIPALQASIAQVRDRFGPIGVLVNNAAHDQRHDIKDVTSEYWDERFAVNLKHQFFSAQAVQDDMKKLGGGSIINMGSTSWVMGTGSMPCYTTAKSAVEGLTRSLARIMGPDNIRVNTVLPGWIITKRQEELWLDDEGEKSILENQCLQRKLVPDDMVGPILFLASDAAAACTNQRFIVDGGWV from the coding sequence ATGAGTTCCGCCCGTTTTCCCGATCTTGACGGCAAAGTTGTCCTGATCACCGGCGGCGGTAGTGGTATTGGTGCGCATCTGGTGCGTGGCTTTGCCGAGCAAGGGGCCTCGGTCGCGTTTTTCGACATTGCTGATGAACCCAGTCAGGCGCTGGAACAGGAGCTGACCGATGCCGGGCACTCGGTTGCGTTTCTGCATTGTGATCTGACGGATATTCCAGCGCTTCAGGCAAGCATTGCTCAAGTGCGTGATCGCTTTGGACCGATTGGTGTGTTGGTCAACAACGCTGCACATGATCAGCGCCATGACATCAAGGACGTAACATCAGAGTATTGGGATGAGCGCTTTGCCGTCAATTTAAAGCATCAGTTCTTCAGCGCACAGGCGGTGCAGGATGACATGAAAAAACTGGGCGGTGGGTCCATCATCAATATGGGATCGACGTCCTGGGTTATGGGGACTGGATCCATGCCCTGTTACACCACGGCAAAATCGGCGGTGGAAGGTCTGACACGTTCGCTGGCACGCATCATGGGTCCGGACAATATTCGCGTCAACACGGTGCTGCCGGGCTGGATTATCACCAAGCGACAGGAAGAGTTATGGCTGGATGATGAGGGCGAGAAATCGATCCTGGAAAACCAGTGCCTGCAGCGCAAACTGGTGCCTGACGATATGGTTGGTCCGATTTTGTTTTTGGCTTCTGATGCGGCAGCGGCCTGCACCAATCAGCGCTTTATCGTGGATGGCGGTTGGGTCTAG
- a CDS encoding aldose epimerase family protein: MNFKRPFGKLEDRTEINEVEIGAGALRAKILTWGTVLRDLRLDGFDHPLVLGFDRLEDYANHSPFFGATAGRYANRIAYGRFPLDGRMHQLSQNTEPHHLHGGDASFGKRLWTVGSIAPDSIRLTLVSPDGEDGYPGRVMVSCTYKIVPPASLHVIYEATTNAPTLMNLAHHSYFNLDGSPDILDHTLQIEADAYTPVTQDMIPTGAVLPVQNTLFDFRETRPVRTLHEGRRIAFDTNYVLALAPRPRPVPAARLSSSRNGLSMDVLSTEPGLQFYDGYKLNVPVPGLDGRNYGVSAGLCLEPQRWPDSPNHRHFTDSTLRPGETYFQETIYRFNMA, from the coding sequence ATGAATTTCAAGCGACCATTTGGCAAATTGGAAGACCGCACTGAGATCAACGAAGTTGAAATCGGTGCCGGAGCGTTGCGCGCAAAAATACTAACATGGGGAACAGTCCTGCGGGATTTGCGGCTGGATGGTTTTGATCATCCGCTTGTGCTGGGTTTTGACCGCCTTGAGGATTACGCCAATCACTCTCCTTTCTTTGGCGCGACTGCAGGGCGCTACGCCAACCGTATTGCTTATGGCCGCTTCCCGCTCGATGGCCGCATGCATCAACTGAGTCAGAACACCGAGCCGCACCATCTGCATGGCGGGGATGCCAGTTTTGGTAAGCGGCTGTGGACGGTCGGGTCAATTGCCCCTGATTCCATTCGCCTGACACTTGTTTCGCCAGATGGGGAAGATGGATATCCGGGCCGGGTCATGGTCAGCTGTACTTACAAAATCGTCCCGCCTGCGTCACTCCACGTCATTTATGAAGCCACGACCAATGCACCAACACTGATGAATCTGGCGCATCATTCCTATTTCAATCTGGATGGTTCACCGGATATTCTGGATCACACACTTCAGATTGAAGCGGATGCCTACACGCCCGTGACACAGGATATGATCCCGACGGGTGCTGTGTTGCCAGTGCAGAATACCTTGTTTGACTTTCGCGAGACGCGGCCTGTGCGCACCTTGCATGAAGGCCGCCGCATTGCCTTTGACACAAATTATGTTCTGGCACTTGCGCCGCGACCAAGGCCCGTTCCTGCTGCCCGGCTGAGCAGCTCCCGCAACGGATTATCGATGGATGTTCTGTCCACAGAACCTGGCCTGCAATTTTACGATGGTTACAAGTTGAATGTGCCGGTTCCAGGCCTGGATGGTCGCAATTACGGGGTCAGTGCCGGGCTGTGTCTGGAGCCACAACGCTGGCCGGACAGTCCGAACCACCGTCACTTTACCGATTCCACCTTGCGGCCAGGCGAAACCTATTTTCAGGAAACGATCTACCGCTTTAACATGGCCTGA
- a CDS encoding phytanoyl-CoA dioxygenase family protein has translation MQSDLPVAKRFISPADGRPTPEMLAFYEENGFLILEGFASDAACDALKARIAGLVDAFDPESVRSTFSTDDQAHARDLYFKESGDKIRFFFETGAFDAKGELVKPKHQALNKIGHALHDLDPEFDRFSRSEKLGNLAEALGLQDPGLVQSMVIMKQPFIGGEVGMHQDSTFLYTSPMTTTGFWFALEDADQSNGCLIGQAGGHKAGLLERFHYDGDDLIMEQTSDAKPQGPQEALEAPKGTLVVIHGLVPHSSASNTSPRSREAYALHMFDRKADWAEDNWLKRASDMPVRGFA, from the coding sequence ATGCAATCTGACTTGCCTGTCGCGAAACGTTTTATCAGTCCTGCCGATGGCAGGCCAACACCGGAAATGCTGGCCTTTTATGAAGAAAACGGTTTTCTGATTCTGGAAGGTTTTGCCAGCGATGCCGCCTGTGACGCGTTAAAAGCCAGGATTGCCGGGCTGGTGGATGCGTTTGATCCCGAAAGCGTGCGCAGCACCTTTTCAACAGATGATCAGGCCCATGCACGGGATCTCTATTTCAAGGAATCCGGCGATAAAATCCGCTTCTTCTTCGAGACCGGAGCATTTGATGCCAAAGGCGAACTGGTGAAGCCAAAGCATCAGGCGCTCAATAAGATCGGCCATGCGTTGCATGATCTTGATCCGGAATTTGACCGGTTTTCACGATCTGAAAAACTTGGCAATCTTGCAGAGGCGCTGGGACTGCAGGATCCGGGTCTGGTGCAATCCATGGTGATCATGAAACAGCCCTTCATTGGCGGCGAGGTGGGCATGCATCAGGATTCCACCTTTCTTTATACAAGCCCCATGACCACAACCGGCTTCTGGTTTGCGCTGGAAGATGCAGATCAGAGCAATGGCTGCCTGATCGGACAGGCCGGGGGTCACAAGGCCGGGCTGCTGGAGCGGTTCCATTATGATGGCGATGATCTGATCATGGAGCAGACATCTGACGCCAAACCACAGGGTCCGCAAGAAGCTTTGGAAGCACCCAAAGGCACGCTGGTTGTGATCCATGGGCTTGTGCCACACAGCTCCGCATCCAATACAAGTCCACGCTCTCGCGAGGCCTACGCACTTCATATGTTTGACCGCAAGGCGGACTGGGCTGAAGATAACTGGCTCAAACGTGCATCTGATATGCCGGTCAGAGGTTTTGCATAA